A window of Terriglobus sp. RCC_193 contains these coding sequences:
- a CDS encoding SDR family NAD(P)-dependent oxidoreductase, whose protein sequence is MAENLFDLTGQVAIVTGASRGLGQYFSRALGRAGAKLVVTSRKAGDCDAFIAELASMNIEAKALVLDVRDEASIKAFSDAAPQQFGKVDILVNNAGMNIRKRALDVTWDDWNAILDTNLRGAFFIAQGIARHMITQNYGRIINVGSVTSVCGSAGLGPYGASRGGIKQLTMSLADDWGEHGITVNVLAPGWFKTNQNKAMYEDEGWVEYLVERIPMKRPGAPNDLDGAVVFLASEASRYVTGQTILIDGGISVGATRALVKK, encoded by the coding sequence ATGGCAGAGAATCTGTTTGATCTAACCGGCCAGGTGGCCATTGTTACCGGCGCATCCCGTGGCCTCGGTCAGTACTTCTCACGTGCACTCGGTCGTGCGGGTGCGAAACTCGTGGTCACGTCTCGCAAGGCGGGTGATTGCGACGCCTTCATCGCAGAGCTTGCTTCGATGAACATTGAAGCAAAGGCGCTGGTGCTCGACGTGCGTGATGAGGCAAGCATCAAGGCTTTCTCAGACGCTGCGCCGCAGCAGTTCGGCAAGGTCGATATCCTGGTGAACAACGCAGGCATGAACATCCGCAAGCGTGCGCTGGACGTCACGTGGGATGACTGGAACGCCATCCTCGATACCAACCTACGCGGTGCATTCTTTATCGCACAGGGCATTGCACGACACATGATCACGCAGAACTACGGCCGCATCATCAATGTAGGCTCCGTCACCAGCGTTTGCGGCTCTGCTGGGCTTGGACCATATGGTGCAAGCCGCGGCGGCATCAAGCAACTGACCATGTCACTGGCGGATGACTGGGGCGAGCACGGCATCACCGTCAATGTCCTCGCGCCAGGATGGTTCAAGACCAACCAGAATAAGGCCATGTATGAGGACGAAGGCTGGGTGGAGTATCTGGTTGAGCGCATCCCCATGAAGCGTCCCGGCGCACCAAACGACCTTGATGGAGCAGTCGTCTTCCTTGCCAGCGAAGCATCGCGCTATGTCACCGGACAGACCATCCTGATTGACGGCGGTATTTCTGTAGGAGCAACGCGGGCGTTGGTAAAGAAGTAA
- a CDS encoding CatA-like O-acetyltransferase — protein sequence MEACRKIDLTTWPRTALFHFFQRFSEPFHSVCIRMDCTEAFAYAKAKNLSVFLTQVHCALTAAQHVQNFRTRILNGEPWEYERINAGCAIGRPNGTIGFAHYPYHDNLHEFVRVGSLAIEESRQRTDLERPPAQNLIRFSSLPWLDFTSLSHARNFEVEDSAPRITFGKITENENRKTLPVSIHVHHGLVDGSHVGEFVDLLQLRFNSF from the coding sequence GTGGAAGCCTGCCGAAAGATTGACCTCACTACCTGGCCGCGCACGGCCCTGTTTCACTTCTTTCAACGCTTCAGCGAGCCATTCCACAGCGTCTGCATCCGGATGGACTGCACGGAAGCCTTCGCCTATGCCAAGGCGAAGAATCTGTCCGTCTTCCTGACACAGGTGCACTGTGCTCTTACGGCAGCGCAACACGTGCAGAATTTCCGCACACGCATTCTGAACGGCGAGCCATGGGAATACGAACGGATCAACGCCGGTTGCGCCATTGGCCGCCCGAACGGCACCATTGGCTTCGCCCACTATCCGTACCACGACAACCTGCATGAGTTCGTGCGCGTCGGTTCGCTGGCCATTGAGGAAAGCAGACAACGCACCGACCTGGAACGTCCTCCGGCACAGAATCTCATCCGTTTCTCCTCGCTGCCGTGGCTGGACTTCACATCACTCTCGCATGCCCGCAACTTCGAGGTGGAAGACTCCGCCCCGCGCATCACCTTCGGCAAGATTACGGAGAATGAAAACCGCAAAACGCTTCCCGTTTCTATCCATGTACATCACGGGTTAGTGGACGGATCGCACGTCGGCGAGTTTGTAGACCTGTTGCAACTGCGTTTCAACTCCTTTTAA
- a CDS encoding M20/M25/M40 family metallo-hydrolase has translation MSRTFSALRRGICTATLLSTVAVSSMPAAFAQKNKSAASSATEEKKIPSYYGAQPATENVDLGIYAQIRNEGLQHSHVMEYMEGLSDGIGPRLTGSPNMKKANEWTRDRMTDAGLVNAHLEDWGEFGMGWKQINSWARIITPDTEPVWIQATPWSPATKGAVTADAVLVELNTQADLAKYKGKLAGKIVLLGAPHAIVDLTEPLFSRYTEAELKEMEGPETPRGRGNVNIQQALADRARLAQLRSAALKMMTEEGVVAIIVPSRDGGKGGGSGIIFDDNGANLVRGAQNKDTAVTIPNAVTTVENYGRIFRLLQHHVPVQMEVNIQTEFTGDHEHGFNTVAEIPGTDPKLKEQVVMVGGHLDSWISGTGATDNAAGSVVAMEAVRILKALNIKPRRTIRIALWSGEEQGLYGSRGYVKQHFGEITTPPGGPAPGSDAALMAAMGMGGRNVRRGPLKTTKEWETLDAYYNLDNGTGKIRGVYTQQNFAIGPIFAQWIAPLKDLGVTTITNRNTGGTDHLSFDALGLPGFQYIQDDMDYETRSHHSNMDTVERIHEDDLKQAAVVEAIFLYNTSEREAMMPRKPYPHPEEDADRNAPLKNLYPTAVPDAGKQ, from the coding sequence ATGTCCCGTACCTTTTCGGCACTGCGTCGCGGCATCTGCACCGCCACGCTGCTGTCTACTGTTGCTGTTTCGTCCATGCCTGCAGCTTTCGCGCAAAAGAATAAGTCTGCCGCATCCTCTGCTACCGAAGAGAAGAAAATTCCCAGCTACTACGGCGCGCAGCCTGCCACGGAAAACGTCGATCTGGGCATCTATGCGCAGATTCGTAACGAAGGCCTGCAGCACTCGCATGTCATGGAGTACATGGAAGGCCTGTCGGATGGTATCGGGCCTCGCCTCACCGGTTCGCCCAACATGAAGAAGGCGAACGAGTGGACCCGCGATCGCATGACCGATGCCGGTCTGGTCAACGCGCACCTGGAAGACTGGGGCGAGTTCGGCATGGGCTGGAAGCAGATCAATAGCTGGGCCCGCATCATCACGCCTGACACGGAGCCGGTTTGGATCCAGGCAACGCCGTGGTCGCCCGCTACCAAGGGTGCTGTGACTGCCGATGCCGTTTTAGTTGAGCTGAACACGCAGGCCGATCTGGCAAAGTACAAGGGCAAGCTGGCGGGCAAGATTGTGCTGCTGGGCGCACCCCACGCGATCGTTGACCTGACGGAGCCTCTCTTCTCGCGCTACACCGAAGCCGAGTTGAAGGAGATGGAAGGCCCGGAGACACCGCGTGGCCGTGGCAACGTGAACATCCAGCAGGCGCTCGCAGATCGTGCGCGTCTGGCACAGCTTCGTTCTGCTGCATTGAAGATGATGACGGAAGAAGGTGTTGTTGCGATCATTGTGCCGTCGCGTGACGGCGGCAAGGGCGGCGGCTCCGGCATCATCTTTGATGACAACGGTGCGAACCTGGTTCGCGGTGCACAGAACAAGGACACGGCCGTTACGATTCCTAACGCTGTGACTACCGTTGAGAACTATGGCCGCATCTTCCGTTTGCTGCAACACCACGTGCCGGTGCAGATGGAAGTGAATATTCAGACGGAGTTCACCGGTGACCACGAGCATGGCTTCAACACCGTTGCTGAAATCCCCGGCACCGACCCGAAGCTGAAGGAGCAGGTTGTCATGGTGGGCGGGCACCTGGATAGCTGGATCTCCGGCACGGGCGCCACGGATAACGCTGCGGGTTCGGTCGTTGCCATGGAAGCTGTGCGCATCCTGAAGGCGCTGAACATCAAGCCGCGCCGCACCATCCGCATTGCTCTCTGGAGTGGTGAGGAGCAGGGCCTCTACGGTTCGCGCGGCTATGTGAAGCAGCACTTCGGCGAGATCACCACGCCTCCGGGTGGACCTGCGCCGGGATCGGACGCGGCGCTGATGGCTGCGATGGGCATGGGTGGACGCAACGTTCGTCGTGGACCGCTGAAGACCACCAAGGAGTGGGAGACGCTGGACGCCTACTACAACCTGGACAACGGCACTGGTAAGATTCGCGGCGTGTACACGCAGCAGAACTTCGCCATCGGTCCCATCTTCGCGCAGTGGATCGCGCCGTTGAAGGACCTGGGTGTTACCACCATCACCAATCGCAACACGGGCGGAACCGATCACCTGTCGTTTGATGCGCTCGGCCTGCCTGGCTTCCAGTACATCCAGGACGATATGGACTACGAGACGCGCAGCCATCACTCCAACATGGACACGGTGGAGCGCATCCACGAGGACGACCTGAAGCAGGCTGCTGTGGTGGAAGCTATCTTCCTCTACAACACCAGCGAGCGTGAGGCGATGATGCCGCGTAAGCCGTATCCGCATCCTGAAGAGGACGCGGACCGCAACGCACCGCTGAAGAACCTGTATCCCACTGCAGTTCCAGACGCAGGCAAGCAGTAA
- the rnpA gene encoding ribonuclease P protein component, translated as MTHSVPKPKISFAELRLRKHADYQRAYAASRKQHSREITWFCARRDAMPERRLHPSELLHGEPHTGPRIGLTVGKIMGKAHDRNRIKRRLRAAVTIHAALLADLPVDVILHPRRTVLLLEWDKLQREVANVFRAVCKQYTAPPER; from the coding sequence ATGACCCATTCCGTCCCCAAACCGAAGATTTCGTTCGCTGAGTTGCGCCTGCGGAAACACGCGGATTACCAGCGTGCCTACGCCGCATCCCGTAAGCAGCACTCGCGAGAGATCACATGGTTCTGTGCACGCCGCGACGCCATGCCGGAACGCCGCCTGCATCCCTCCGAACTTCTACATGGCGAGCCGCACACCGGCCCCCGCATCGGCCTGACCGTGGGCAAGATCATGGGCAAGGCGCATGACCGCAACCGCATCAAGCGCCGCCTGCGCGCCGCCGTCACCATACACGCGGCACTGCTGGCCGACCTGCCCGTGGACGTGATCCTGCACCCGCGCCGCACCGTCCTCCTGCTGGAGTGGGACAAGCTGCAGCGCGAGGTGGCCAACGTCTTCCGCGCCGTGTGCAAGCAGTACACCGCACCGCCGGAGCGATAA
- a CDS encoding CehA/McbA family metallohydrolase, protein MNVSGWQRLLAVWLALVAGVACAQEPQLTLHGEVRRAQFMSYQEVPFDVPDGVSRLTVEFTYTGHDHGTNLDMGVIDPERFRGWSGGNKHTFTVSESDATPSYLPGPVVAGRWRLLVGVPAIREGSVAQYTVKVWWQKVGTDAASASTFSQKPIREGAAWYRGDLHMHTGHSDGSCASESGVKVPCPVFLTAQAAVARGLDFIAITDHNTTSHYDAMRELQPYFDKLLLIPGREITTFYGHANVFGTTQFIDFRLGTKPVPTMNALLDEVDAAHGLIALNHPGIPSGEQCMGCGWTAPDTDFARIHVMEAVNGADADGEKSGVPVWQRQLDRGLRITAIGGSDNHNALLKPGQNNAIGSPTTVVYAASLSESAILAGIRAGHVFVDTDGTKTRSLILSAEADGAHASMGDAMRVADGATVTLTMEANDVAGMHGEVITDGKRSMLEGGIFAPGKQVRTFTIAGDSKPHTVRVEIRDASGRLKLLGNPVYLNR, encoded by the coding sequence ATGAACGTTTCAGGATGGCAGAGGCTGCTGGCCGTGTGGCTGGCGTTGGTTGCGGGTGTTGCATGTGCGCAGGAGCCGCAGTTGACCCTGCATGGCGAGGTGCGCCGCGCACAGTTCATGTCCTATCAGGAAGTTCCGTTTGATGTTCCGGATGGCGTGTCACGGCTGACTGTGGAGTTCACATACACGGGGCATGATCACGGCACCAACCTGGATATGGGCGTCATCGATCCGGAGCGCTTTCGTGGATGGAGTGGCGGCAATAAACACACCTTTACCGTGAGCGAATCGGATGCGACGCCTTCGTATCTGCCCGGGCCTGTTGTGGCCGGGCGTTGGCGGTTGCTGGTGGGCGTGCCTGCGATACGTGAAGGTTCCGTTGCGCAGTACACGGTGAAGGTGTGGTGGCAGAAGGTGGGTACGGATGCCGCATCAGCCTCCACGTTTTCGCAGAAGCCGATACGTGAAGGAGCGGCGTGGTATCGCGGCGATCTGCATATGCACACAGGACATAGCGATGGTTCGTGTGCGAGCGAGAGTGGCGTGAAGGTTCCCTGCCCTGTGTTCCTGACGGCGCAGGCAGCGGTGGCCCGTGGCTTGGACTTCATCGCCATCACCGATCACAACACCACGTCGCACTACGATGCCATGCGTGAACTGCAGCCTTATTTTGACAAGCTGCTGCTGATCCCGGGACGCGAAATCACCACGTTTTACGGGCATGCAAACGTGTTCGGCACCACGCAGTTCATTGACTTCCGGCTGGGCACAAAACCTGTTCCCACGATGAATGCGCTGCTGGATGAAGTGGATGCCGCGCATGGATTGATTGCATTGAACCATCCCGGCATTCCGTCGGGCGAGCAGTGCATGGGATGCGGATGGACCGCCCCAGATACAGACTTCGCGCGCATTCACGTGATGGAAGCAGTGAATGGAGCGGATGCGGATGGCGAGAAGTCCGGTGTGCCGGTGTGGCAGCGGCAGTTGGATCGCGGCCTGCGGATCACGGCGATTGGTGGCAGTGACAATCACAACGCACTGCTGAAACCAGGGCAGAATAATGCGATCGGTTCGCCAACGACGGTGGTGTATGCGGCGTCCTTGTCTGAGAGCGCGATTCTTGCGGGTATTCGCGCTGGGCATGTGTTTGTGGATACCGACGGTACGAAGACCCGTTCGCTGATTCTGTCTGCAGAGGCTGATGGTGCACATGCATCGATGGGCGACGCGATGCGTGTTGCCGATGGTGCGACTGTGACGCTCACTATGGAAGCGAACGATGTTGCCGGGATGCATGGCGAGGTCATCACCGATGGCAAACGCAGTATGTTGGAAGGCGGAATATTCGCTCCCGGCAAACAGGTAAGAACATTCACCATCGCAGGTGACAGCAAGCCGCATACGGTGCGTGTGGAGATTCGCGATGCCAGCGGCAGATTGAAGCTGCTGGGGAATCCGGTATACCTGAACCGGTAG
- a CDS encoding GNAT family N-acetyltransferase, translating to MRERIHRLAESVDRIAFVAVLENTVVGWADASIERHLQSPDVVELGGLVVAEGHRGLGIGRRLCEAVEAWAVHQEIPRVRVRSQIKRQDAHRFYLRDGYEHIKTSAVFEKRLD from the coding sequence ATGCGTGAAAGAATCCACCGACTGGCAGAGTCGGTCGACCGCATCGCCTTCGTAGCAGTTCTGGAAAATACTGTTGTGGGATGGGCAGACGCCAGTATTGAACGGCATCTGCAATCTCCTGATGTAGTGGAACTGGGCGGACTGGTGGTGGCGGAAGGCCATCGCGGGCTGGGTATCGGCCGGCGGTTATGCGAAGCAGTTGAGGCGTGGGCCGTACACCAGGAAATTCCCCGGGTGCGCGTGCGTTCTCAGATCAAACGGCAGGATGCGCACCGCTTTTATCTGCGCGACGGCTATGAACATATAAAGACCTCTGCGGTCTTTGAGAAGAGGTTGGATTAG
- a CDS encoding VOC family protein, with protein MHTLNHANLTTYDVPALQAFLERIFGLRTLETRAGKFAILQDAQGFLLALMFDKNMTPEHGYPGFFHVGFLQDTPRAVDECHAAIAQAGLNAPEPAMLQRGGPLTYGFYVNAPGGVTVEVSTMNLSDAI; from the coding sequence ATGCACACACTCAATCACGCCAACCTGACTACGTATGACGTTCCGGCTCTGCAGGCTTTTCTGGAACGCATCTTCGGACTGCGCACACTGGAAACTCGCGCCGGAAAATTCGCCATTCTGCAGGATGCACAAGGATTTCTGCTGGCGTTGATGTTCGACAAGAACATGACACCAGAGCACGGATATCCCGGTTTCTTCCACGTGGGCTTTCTGCAGGACACGCCCCGTGCAGTGGACGAATGCCACGCCGCAATCGCACAGGCAGGCTTGAACGCACCGGAACCGGCCATGCTGCAACGCGGCGGCCCGCTTACCTATGGCTTCTATGTCAATGCTCCCGGTGGAGTCACAGTAGAGGTGAGCACCATGAACCTGAGCGACGCGATATAA
- a CDS encoding WD40/YVTN/BNR-like repeat-containing protein has protein sequence MRSLIWLFFLAFTAHAQFVLQKSPSAASLRGVANVDGRVAWASGTSGTVLRTLDGGGTWQTCTIPDAAEKLDFRAVQAFDAQTAIVMSAGPGDASRLYRTTDGCRTWKLIFTNPDAPGGFFDALYLPPHGEGWLLGDPVKSGFYVAVTRDGGLSWAKVPVSVQPETEKGGAFAASNQSLAMGVAGPVFGGGGGLLYRGEQERCPDPVQYNDPNACATHVRFRRMTTDVGGADASSGIFAVAANGKAMVAVGGDYMHPELAAHTASFSVNGGMGWQPAETMPRGYRSTVAYDAESKTWIATGPAGTDVSTDDGRNWKPLLPDAKAGDSVDADRNWNALSLPFVVGPKGRIGRLREGALVGK, from the coding sequence ATGCGATCCCTCATTTGGCTGTTTTTCCTTGCGTTTACAGCGCACGCGCAGTTTGTCCTGCAAAAGAGCCCTTCGGCTGCCAGTTTGCGCGGCGTGGCGAATGTAGATGGCCGGGTCGCATGGGCCAGCGGCACTTCCGGGACGGTTTTGCGCACGCTGGATGGCGGCGGAACATGGCAGACCTGCACGATTCCGGATGCTGCGGAGAAACTCGACTTCCGCGCGGTTCAGGCATTCGATGCGCAAACAGCCATCGTGATGAGCGCCGGACCAGGTGATGCCAGCCGCCTCTATCGCACCACGGATGGATGCCGTACGTGGAAGCTGATTTTTACCAATCCGGATGCACCGGGAGGTTTCTTTGATGCGCTGTACCTTCCGCCGCACGGAGAGGGATGGCTGCTGGGCGATCCGGTAAAAAGCGGCTTCTATGTGGCGGTGACGCGTGATGGAGGCTTGTCCTGGGCCAAGGTTCCCGTATCCGTTCAACCAGAGACGGAAAAAGGTGGCGCGTTCGCGGCGAGCAATCAGTCTCTCGCGATGGGCGTTGCGGGCCCGGTCTTCGGTGGTGGCGGTGGGCTATTATATCGCGGGGAACAGGAGCGCTGCCCCGACCCGGTGCAATACAACGATCCCAACGCCTGCGCGACTCATGTTCGATTTCGCAGGATGACGACGGACGTGGGGGGTGCCGACGCTTCGTCCGGCATCTTTGCCGTGGCTGCCAATGGAAAAGCTATGGTGGCCGTGGGCGGCGACTACATGCATCCGGAGCTGGCCGCGCACACCGCATCGTTCAGCGTGAACGGCGGCATGGGATGGCAACCCGCAGAGACGATGCCACGCGGCTATCGCAGCACCGTGGCGTATGACGCAGAGTCGAAGACGTGGATTGCGACGGGGCCAGCGGGAACCGATGTCTCCACAGACGACGGTCGCAACTGGAAGCCACTGTTGCCAGATGCAAAGGCTGGTGATTCTGTTGATGCCGACCGTAACTGGAATGCATTATCGTTGCCGTTTGTGGTGGGTCCAAAGGGGCGCATCGGACGGCTGCGCGAAGGCGCTCTTGTCGGAAAGTAG
- the rpmH gene encoding 50S ribosomal protein L34 has product MPKRTFQPNRRRRAKTHGFLTRMKTKAGQSVLNRRRAKGRHKIAVSAGFRD; this is encoded by the coding sequence ATGCCGAAGCGCACTTTTCAGCCGAACCGCCGCCGCCGCGCCAAGACGCACGGCTTTCTCACCCGCATGAAGACCAAGGCCGGCCAGTCCGTTCTGAACCGTCGTCGTGCCAAGGGCCGTCATAAGATCGCCGTCTCTGCCGGCTTCCGCGACTAG
- a CDS encoding Gfo/Idh/MocA family protein translates to MLRLMRLSCVFAVLLFLTATVSAQQAATPIRVAIVGLTHGHVKGFLHNLPTSQSAKLVAIVEPDAALAKQYRDQYKLDPALFYTDEDAMIEKTHPDAVLGYGTILEHRKVIEIAAKHHVNSMVEKPLTTTVEDALAIRDAARKYNVQVLVNYETTWYNSNAEALKEIKEGKLGTVRKVLVRDGHEGPKEIGVGPEWLPWITDPKQNGAGALFDFGCYGADLATVINKGATPQSVTAFAQTHKPDIYTRTEDDATVIVAYPGMQAILMPSWDWSFAVKNMEVYGNGGTMFTVGPGNIISRYKGQKVESSIYPAPNLPQNQSNSLDYLAAVLHHQIDPRGDLSSLETNMVVVQILDAARTSIQEGKTITLKPLPQ, encoded by the coding sequence ATGCTTCGCCTCATGCGTCTTTCGTGTGTGTTTGCTGTCCTGCTTTTCCTGACCGCAACTGTTTCAGCGCAACAGGCTGCCACGCCCATCCGTGTCGCCATCGTGGGTCTGACACACGGCCACGTGAAGGGCTTTCTGCATAACCTGCCCACCAGCCAGAGCGCAAAGCTGGTTGCGATTGTTGAACCCGATGCTGCTCTGGCAAAGCAATACCGCGACCAGTACAAGCTGGATCCCGCACTCTTCTACACCGACGAAGACGCCATGATCGAGAAGACGCACCCCGATGCTGTACTGGGTTACGGTACGATCCTGGAGCATCGCAAGGTGATTGAGATTGCCGCAAAACACCACGTCAACAGCATGGTAGAGAAGCCACTGACCACCACAGTAGAAGACGCGCTCGCTATCCGCGACGCCGCACGCAAATACAACGTGCAGGTGCTGGTGAACTATGAAACCACCTGGTACAACAGCAATGCCGAAGCGCTGAAAGAGATCAAGGAAGGTAAGCTGGGCACGGTGCGCAAAGTGCTGGTGCGCGACGGTCACGAAGGCCCCAAAGAGATTGGCGTTGGCCCGGAGTGGCTGCCGTGGATCACCGATCCAAAGCAGAATGGCGCCGGGGCTCTGTTTGACTTCGGCTGCTACGGCGCCGATCTTGCCACCGTGATCAACAAGGGCGCAACGCCGCAGTCAGTGACCGCCTTCGCGCAGACGCACAAACCCGATATCTACACACGTACAGAAGACGACGCCACTGTGATCGTCGCTTATCCCGGTATGCAGGCCATCCTGATGCCAAGCTGGGACTGGAGCTTTGCCGTGAAGAACATGGAGGTCTACGGCAACGGCGGCACCATGTTCACGGTAGGACCGGGGAACATCATCTCGCGCTACAAGGGGCAAAAGGTGGAGTCTTCCATCTATCCCGCGCCGAATCTACCGCAGAACCAGAGCAACTCGTTGGACTATCTTGCAGCCGTGCTGCATCACCAGATCGACCCCAGGGGCGACCTGTCTTCGCTGGAAACGAACATGGTCGTAGTGCAGATTCTGGATGCAGCGCGCACCTCGATTCAGGAAGGCAAGACCATCACACTGAAGCCCCTGCCGCAGTAA
- a CDS encoding galactitol-1-phosphate 5-dehydrogenase, whose protein sequence is MGLSRAGAIPAYTNLMAQYNGGQERFAPGANTQVSFANLGHPHQESFMKALLLEEYSRLEVKEMPVPEIGSDEVLIRVGACGICGSDVHGYDGSSGRRIPPIVMGHEAAGVIETVGTDVTEWKPGDRVTFDSTVYCGKCDYCLRGEVNLCNNRQVVGVSCNEFRRHGAFAEYVSVPARILYRLPEDFPMEEAAMLEAVSIALHGVNVTKMKGGESALIIGAGMIGLLTAQAARAKGCKSVMIADVDAARLKMAEAVGIPDTLHMSGKELIDEVLKRTDGEGVDVVLEAVGRGETVVASIECVRRGGTVTLIGNIQPEVPLPLQRVVTREVRLQGSCASAGEYPEAIRLMASGAITVKPLISAVSSLEEAASYFDRLHAREAGLLKVVVTPNS, encoded by the coding sequence GTGGGTTTATCGCGCGCAGGCGCGATCCCTGCGTACACGAACCTGATGGCTCAATACAATGGTGGGCAGGAGCGGTTCGCGCCTGGCGCGAATACCCAGGTTAGCTTCGCGAACCTGGGGCACCCACATCAGGAGAGCTTTATGAAGGCGTTGCTGCTCGAAGAGTATTCCCGGCTTGAAGTGAAAGAGATGCCCGTACCTGAGATTGGTTCGGATGAGGTTCTGATCCGCGTGGGTGCGTGCGGCATCTGCGGCAGCGATGTGCATGGCTACGACGGCAGCAGCGGCCGCCGCATTCCTCCCATCGTCATGGGCCATGAAGCCGCAGGCGTAATCGAAACAGTTGGCACGGACGTTACGGAGTGGAAACCCGGTGACCGCGTCACCTTCGACTCCACCGTCTACTGCGGCAAGTGCGACTACTGCCTGCGCGGCGAAGTGAACCTGTGCAACAACCGTCAGGTAGTCGGCGTGTCCTGCAATGAGTTCCGTCGCCACGGTGCGTTTGCGGAATACGTCAGCGTCCCTGCACGCATCCTCTATCGCCTGCCCGAAGACTTCCCCATGGAAGAGGCAGCGATGCTGGAAGCTGTCTCCATCGCACTGCACGGCGTAAACGTAACGAAGATGAAGGGCGGCGAATCCGCGCTCATCATCGGCGCAGGCATGATCGGACTACTGACCGCGCAAGCAGCGCGGGCCAAGGGATGCAAATCCGTAATGATTGCCGATGTGGATGCCGCACGCTTGAAAATGGCCGAAGCAGTCGGCATCCCTGACACGCTGCACATGAGCGGCAAAGAACTGATCGACGAAGTACTGAAGCGCACCGACGGCGAGGGTGTTGACGTTGTGCTGGAAGCTGTAGGTCGCGGCGAAACTGTGGTTGCATCCATCGAATGCGTGCGCCGCGGAGGCACGGTCACACTCATCGGCAACATTCAACCGGAAGTACCATTGCCATTACAGCGTGTGGTGACTCGCGAGGTTCGCCTACAGGGTTCATGCGCTTCTGCTGGTGAATATCCTGAGGCTATTCGCCTGATGGCCAGCGGCGCGATTACCGTGAAGCCCCTGATTTCTGCGGTGTCATCGCTGGAAGAGGCTGCAAGTTACTTTGATCGTCTGCACGCACGTGAAGCTGGATTGTTGAAGGTTGTGGTGACGCCGAACTCCTGA
- the yidD gene encoding membrane protein insertion efficiency factor YidD — MNFALAALRVYRRLLSPMLHSTGISGCRYTPTCSEYAEVAIARFGPWRGTWLALRRIARCHPFSKGGLDNVPLE; from the coding sequence ATGAACTTCGCACTCGCAGCACTCCGCGTCTATCGCCGCCTGCTCTCGCCCATGCTGCACAGCACCGGCATCAGCGGCTGCCGTTATACGCCCACCTGCTCAGAGTATGCAGAGGTGGCCATCGCCCGCTTTGGTCCCTGGCGTGGCACATGGCTTGCGCTGCGCCGCATCGCCCGCTGCCATCCTTTCAGCAAGGGCGGCCTGGACAATGTACCGCTGGAATAA